In Pseudomonas sp. R76, one genomic interval encodes:
- a CDS encoding branched-chain amino acid ABC transporter substrate-binding protein: protein MNKATKQISKLFAAMVLAGVAGHTFAADTIKIGIAGPKTGPVTQYGDMQFMGAKQAIADINAKGGVDGKMLEAKEYDDACDPKQAVAVANKVVNDGVKFVVGHLCSSSTQPASDIYEDEGVIMITPAATSPEITSRGYKLVFRTIGLDSAQGPAAGNYIADHVKPKVVAVIHDKQQYGEGIATAVKQTLEKKGVKVALFEGINAGDKDFGSLIQKLKQANVDFVYYGGYHPELGLILRQAKEKGVNAKFMGPEGVGNDSISQIAQGASEGLLVTLPKSFDTDPANKAIVEEFTKNKQDPTGPFVFPAYSAVEVIAGGIAAAKSEDTAKVAAAIHAGTFKTPTGDLSFDAKGDLKDFKFVVYEWHFGKPKTEVSPQ, encoded by the coding sequence ATGAATAAGGCTACTAAGCAGATTTCCAAACTGTTTGCCGCTATGGTCCTGGCTGGGGTTGCCGGCCATACGTTCGCAGCCGACACCATCAAGATCGGTATCGCCGGGCCTAAGACAGGTCCTGTGACGCAATACGGCGACATGCAATTCATGGGTGCCAAGCAGGCAATCGCCGACATCAACGCCAAGGGCGGCGTCGACGGTAAAATGCTTGAAGCGAAAGAATACGACGACGCTTGCGATCCTAAACAAGCCGTTGCCGTAGCGAACAAAGTGGTCAACGACGGCGTCAAGTTCGTGGTCGGTCACCTCTGCTCCAGCTCCACTCAGCCAGCGTCCGACATCTATGAAGACGAAGGCGTGATCATGATTACCCCTGCGGCCACCAGCCCGGAAATCACTTCCCGTGGTTACAAACTGGTGTTCCGTACCATCGGCCTGGACAGCGCTCAAGGCCCAGCGGCCGGCAACTACATCGCCGACCACGTGAAGCCAAAAGTTGTTGCCGTTATTCACGACAAACAGCAATACGGTGAAGGCATCGCCACTGCCGTTAAACAGACCCTCGAGAAGAAAGGCGTGAAAGTCGCCCTCTTCGAAGGCATCAACGCTGGCGACAAAGACTTCGGCTCGCTGATCCAGAAGCTCAAGCAAGCCAACGTCGACTTCGTTTACTACGGCGGCTACCACCCTGAGCTGGGCCTGATCCTGCGCCAAGCCAAGGAAAAAGGCGTGAACGCCAAGTTCATGGGCCCAGAGGGCGTCGGTAACGACTCCATCTCGCAAATCGCCCAGGGCGCTTCCGAAGGCCTGCTGGTTACCCTGCCGAAGTCGTTCGACACCGACCCTGCCAACAAGGCAATCGTTGAAGAGTTCACCAAGAACAAGCAGGACCCAACCGGTCCGTTCGTGTTCCCGGCCTACTCGGCAGTTGAAGTCATCGCCGGCGGTATCGCTGCGGCGAAGTCTGAAGACACCGCCAAAGTGGCGGCTGCCATCCACGCTGGCACCTTCAAGACCCCTACCGGCGACCTGAGCTTTGACGCCAAGGGCGACCTGAAGGACTTCAAGTTCGTGGTCTACGAATGGCACTTCGGTAAACCAAAAACCGAAGTTTCCCCTCAGTAA
- a CDS encoding DUF2288 domain-containing protein, whose product MTQEPSTLYAKLLGETAEISWKELEPFFAKGALLWVDAGLDLIEAAEGMAEDNRDKVAAWLAAGSLGEVSATRALDLVERDPSLWAVVVSPWILIQERAA is encoded by the coding sequence ATGACGCAAGAACCTAGCACCCTCTATGCCAAGCTGCTCGGTGAAACCGCCGAAATATCCTGGAAGGAGCTTGAGCCGTTCTTCGCCAAGGGTGCCCTATTGTGGGTCGACGCCGGCCTGGATTTGATCGAAGCGGCCGAGGGAATGGCCGAGGATAACCGCGACAAAGTCGCTGCATGGCTGGCTGCGGGGAGCCTTGGCGAGGTGTCTGCAACGCGGGCATTGGACTTGGTTGAGCGTGATCCGAGCTTGTGGGCAGTGGTGGTTTCACCGTGGATCCTGATCCAGGAAAGGGCAGCGTAA